The following proteins come from a genomic window of Synechococcus sp. UW69:
- the psbP gene encoding photosystem II reaction center PsbP produces MQLLRSLSRLIVCGVLALVLGACAAGPTAGLQSYQSPDGRFAFLYPTGWTEVQVSNGPRVVFHDLIHSDETVSLMINKVSEDNELNELGSAVAVGERLRREVIATAGSGRTAELVEAQEREVNGHTFYDLEYAVHLEDRDRHELATVVVDRGRLYTLATSVNEDRWSKVGEICGRVVRSLTLLI; encoded by the coding sequence ATGCAGCTCCTCCGGTCTCTCAGTCGCCTAATCGTTTGCGGCGTCCTGGCACTGGTGCTGGGAGCCTGTGCGGCGGGACCGACGGCAGGGCTGCAGTCGTACCAGAGCCCGGATGGCCGTTTCGCCTTCCTGTATCCCACCGGTTGGACCGAGGTTCAGGTGAGCAACGGTCCGCGGGTGGTGTTTCACGACCTGATCCACAGCGATGAGACCGTGAGCCTGATGATCAACAAGGTGAGTGAAGACAACGAACTCAACGAACTTGGCAGTGCCGTCGCGGTCGGTGAGCGCTTGCGCCGAGAAGTGATCGCCACCGCCGGCAGCGGCCGCACTGCTGAGCTGGTAGAAGCGCAGGAGCGCGAGGTGAATGGCCACACGTTCTACGACCTGGAATATGCGGTGCACTTGGAAGACCGCGACCGTCATGAGCTAGCGACCGTGGTGGTCGACCGCGGCCGGCTTTACACCTTGGCAACCAGCGTCAACGAAGACCGCTGGAGCAAGGTTGGTG